In Marinicauda algicola, one DNA window encodes the following:
- the fliF gene encoding flagellar basal-body MS-ring/collar protein FliF — MNAFLEQISKFGIGRLIAIFGLTAGVAGALIYFTMSMNGDGQALLFSGLQPADAASVTERLEGAGIAYELREGGSAVYVAQDQVDEARLRVASGGALGFGSVGYEIFDETDALGTTSFVQNVNAKRALEGELARSINAINAVSASRVHLVLPERRLFSQETEQPSASVVLTVRGEIGPAQVETIRNLIATAVPGLATNRITVADDRGRLLASPSDGENASAAALEVRRSGVEEDLRRKVSDVVEGVVGSGAARVVVTAELNRESLTQSSQQFDPDGQVLRSTETSEEIEDERDGARSGLVSASENLPDAQDGAGQGPQSSRNRSIETEIRNFEISNTTTTRVIEAGGIERLAVSVVVDHAEIRAADGTVSYEPRSPEQIEAIARLVRAAVGFDESRGDVVEVSQMAFSRPDITLGSPAPAGFSLARSDMFRIAELVVLFLTALLIVLLVARPLVRGVVGGPQPAFAGAGGDMTALPRQSRQGALPEGQGQAALPVREGEGEETIDIDQIEGQVKRSSVKKVANLVQDHPDESMSILRNWMHGD, encoded by the coding sequence GTGAACGCGTTTCTCGAGCAGATTTCCAAATTCGGAATCGGGCGCCTGATCGCCATTTTCGGCCTGACTGCCGGCGTGGCGGGCGCGCTCATCTATTTCACCATGTCGATGAACGGCGACGGCCAGGCCCTCTTGTTCTCCGGGCTGCAGCCGGCCGATGCGGCGAGCGTGACCGAGCGCCTGGAAGGGGCCGGCATCGCCTACGAGCTGCGCGAAGGCGGCAGCGCCGTCTATGTCGCTCAGGACCAGGTCGACGAGGCGCGCCTGCGCGTGGCTTCGGGCGGCGCGCTCGGCTTCGGGTCGGTGGGCTACGAGATCTTCGACGAGACCGATGCGCTCGGCACGACGAGCTTCGTGCAGAACGTCAACGCCAAGCGCGCGCTGGAGGGCGAACTCGCCCGCTCGATCAATGCCATCAACGCCGTCTCGGCGAGCCGGGTCCATCTCGTCCTGCCCGAGCGGCGCCTGTTCAGCCAGGAGACCGAGCAGCCCTCCGCCTCGGTGGTGCTGACCGTGCGCGGCGAGATCGGCCCGGCTCAGGTGGAGACGATCCGCAACCTGATCGCCACGGCCGTGCCGGGCCTGGCCACCAACCGCATCACCGTCGCTGACGATCGCGGTCGCCTGCTGGCGAGCCCGAGCGATGGCGAGAATGCCTCCGCGGCCGCGCTGGAGGTCCGGCGTTCCGGCGTGGAGGAGGACCTGCGCCGAAAGGTGAGCGATGTCGTGGAAGGCGTCGTCGGCAGCGGTGCGGCGCGCGTCGTGGTCACCGCGGAACTCAACCGGGAAAGCCTCACCCAGTCGAGCCAGCAATTCGATCCCGACGGCCAGGTGCTGCGTTCCACCGAGACCAGCGAGGAGATCGAGGACGAGCGCGACGGAGCGCGTAGCGGCCTGGTCTCGGCCTCCGAGAACCTGCCCGATGCGCAGGACGGAGCCGGACAGGGCCCGCAATCGAGCCGGAACCGCTCGATCGAGACCGAAATCCGCAATTTCGAGATCTCCAATACCACGACCACCCGCGTCATCGAAGCGGGCGGCATCGAGCGCCTGGCGGTCTCCGTCGTCGTCGACCATGCCGAAATCCGCGCCGCGGACGGCACCGTGAGCTACGAGCCGCGCTCGCCCGAGCAGATCGAGGCGATCGCGCGGCTGGTGCGCGCCGCGGTCGGTTTCGACGAAAGCCGCGGCGATGTCGTGGAGGTCAGCCAGATGGCTTTCTCGCGCCCCGACATCACGCTCGGCTCGCCTGCCCCGGCAGGGTTCTCGCTGGCCCGCTCGGACATGTTCCGCATCGCCGAACTCGTCGTGCTCTTCCTGACCGCCCTGCTGATCGTGCTCCTCGTGGCCCGTCCGCTGGTGCGCGGCGTGGTCGGCGGGCCCCAGCCGGCGTTCGCCGGCGCGGGCGGCGACATGACCGCCCTGCCGCGCCAGTCGCGCCAGGGCGCGCTGCCCGAGGGTCAGGGCCAGGCCGCCCTGCCGGTGCGCGAGGGTGAGGGCGAGGAGACGATCGACATCGACCAGATCGAGGGCCAGGTGAAGCGCTCCTCGGTCAAGAAGGTCGCCAATCTCGTGCAGGACCATCCCGACGAGAGCATGTCGATCCTGCGCAACTGGATGCATGGTGACTAA
- a CDS encoding DUF1153 domain-containing protein: MERRVKKENYVIGPDGSPLTVADLPSPSTKRWVIRRKAEVVAAVRGGLISLDEACERYRLTVEEFLGWQRAIERHGLAGLRTTRIQEYRH; this comes from the coding sequence ATGGAACGGCGAGTGAAAAAGGAAAACTACGTGATCGGACCGGACGGCAGCCCGCTGACCGTCGCCGATCTTCCCTCCCCGTCGACGAAGCGCTGGGTCATCCGGCGCAAGGCGGAAGTGGTCGCCGCGGTGCGCGGCGGGCTGATCTCGCTCGACGAAGCGTGCGAGCGCTACCGGCTCACGGTCGAGGAATTCCTCGGCTGGCAGCGCGCGATCGAACGCCATGGCCTGGCCGGTCTGCGCACCACGCGGATCCAGGAATACCGGCACTAG
- a CDS encoding flagellar hook-basal body complex protein produces MSINSALAAGASGLLANSSALASISDNIANVNTIGYKRVDTVFTPNYKIQGGGESRYASAGVQARTRLDVSSEGLLNPAASETDLAIDGNGFFLVRPNPTNVTGADPVLFTRSGGFETDDSGYLRNDAGQYLYGWPVAADGSVVQNPSNVDLLEAINLSNIGGAAEATSAIRINANLQASEDVSPAEAAYDPTDPLNNMASGAVTPDFQRTIQIYDSQGGVRSVTLSLLKSSTANQWHAELHIEPASDVTTGAGLNNGQIATGVLAFNTNGQIDSANTTLPNSLSFLGSDYTGALGANEFQWAAATGIGSQAVSLDLGSAGNPGGITQYDSPSVLNSTVVNGAVFGDFAGVEVSPDGFVSARFTNGVVRQVYQIPIATVVNPNGLASVGGGSYQITDESGAFTLNPPGIGSSGKISSKTLENSNVDIATEFSNLIITQRAYSASSRIITTADEMLAEAIQMKR; encoded by the coding sequence ATGAGTATCAACTCCGCACTGGCAGCCGGCGCGTCCGGCCTGCTGGCGAACTCCAGCGCGCTGGCGTCCATCTCGGACAACATCGCGAACGTCAACACGATCGGCTACAAGCGAGTCGATACCGTGTTCACCCCGAACTACAAGATCCAGGGCGGTGGCGAGAGCCGCTACGCCTCGGCCGGCGTCCAGGCCCGCACACGTCTCGACGTGTCCAGCGAGGGCCTGCTCAACCCTGCCGCCTCCGAGACCGATCTCGCCATCGACGGCAACGGCTTCTTCCTGGTTCGCCCCAACCCGACCAACGTGACGGGCGCCGACCCGGTCCTGTTCACCCGCTCGGGCGGGTTCGAGACCGACGACAGCGGCTATCTCCGCAACGATGCGGGCCAGTATCTCTATGGCTGGCCGGTCGCGGCGGACGGGTCGGTGGTGCAGAACCCGTCCAACGTGGATCTGCTCGAGGCGATCAACCTGTCCAATATCGGCGGCGCGGCGGAAGCCACGAGCGCGATCCGGATCAACGCGAACCTGCAGGCGAGCGAGGACGTCTCGCCGGCCGAGGCGGCCTACGACCCGACCGACCCGCTCAACAACATGGCCTCGGGGGCGGTCACGCCGGACTTCCAGCGGACGATCCAGATCTACGACAGCCAGGGCGGCGTTCGCTCGGTGACGCTGTCGCTCCTGAAGAGCTCGACCGCCAACCAGTGGCATGCCGAGCTGCACATCGAACCGGCCTCCGACGTCACGACCGGGGCAGGCCTCAACAACGGCCAGATCGCCACCGGCGTGCTCGCCTTCAACACGAACGGCCAGATCGACAGCGCCAACACGACCCTGCCGAACTCGCTGTCCTTCCTCGGCTCGGACTATACCGGTGCGCTGGGCGCGAACGAGTTCCAGTGGGCCGCGGCGACCGGCATCGGCTCGCAGGCCGTCAGCCTCGATCTCGGCTCGGCCGGCAATCCGGGCGGCATCACCCAGTACGACAGCCCCTCGGTGCTGAACTCCACCGTGGTCAACGGCGCGGTGTTCGGCGACTTCGCCGGCGTGGAGGTCAGCCCGGACGGGTTCGTCTCGGCCCGCTTCACCAACGGCGTGGTGCGCCAAGTCTACCAGATCCCGATCGCGACGGTGGTCAACCCGAACGGCCTCGCCTCGGTCGGCGGCGGTTCCTATCAGATCACCGACGAGTCCGGCGCCTTCACGCTGAATCCGCCGGGGATCGGCTCCTCGGGCAAGATCAGCTCGAAGACGCTCGAGAACTCGAATGTCGACATCGCCACGGAATTCTCCAACCTGATCATCACCCAGCGCGCCTACTCGGCGTCCTCCCGCATCATCACCACCGCCGACGAGATGCTGGCCGAAGCCATCCAGATGAAGCGGTAA
- a CDS encoding flagellar hook assembly protein FlgD, giving the protein MTEINPIGLALPNNSASGTELAAGQLADNFDTFLTLLTEQLQNQDPLNPMDSQQFVSQLVDFSSVEQLIGSNQSLQSLLELQSATARMSAVDYIGKQATVSTDEAALSGGQASWTYGLPREADRSQIVITNEQGRVVRTLDGETGAGPHDFTWDGRDDAGNLQPDGVYTLQVVAKDRDDNGMFVPVRVTGQVTGVDMSGEQVVVEMGGLRVPADRVIALRNAAAAAA; this is encoded by the coding sequence ATGACCGAGATCAATCCGATCGGGCTCGCCCTGCCGAACAACTCGGCGTCGGGAACCGAACTCGCGGCCGGCCAGCTCGCGGACAATTTCGACACCTTCCTGACACTGCTCACCGAGCAGCTGCAGAACCAGGACCCGCTCAATCCGATGGATTCCCAGCAATTCGTCAGCCAGCTCGTGGACTTCTCCTCCGTGGAGCAGCTGATCGGCTCGAACCAGTCGCTCCAGAGCCTCCTGGAGCTCCAGTCTGCAACCGCGCGCATGTCGGCGGTCGATTATATCGGCAAGCAGGCGACGGTCTCCACCGACGAGGCCGCCCTGTCCGGCGGCCAGGCGAGCTGGACCTACGGCCTGCCGCGCGAGGCCGACCGCAGCCAGATCGTCATAACCAACGAGCAGGGCCGGGTCGTGCGTACGCTGGACGGGGAGACCGGCGCCGGTCCGCACGACTTCACCTGGGACGGGCGCGACGATGCCGGCAATCTCCAGCCCGACGGCGTCTACACGCTGCAGGTCGTCGCCAAGGACCGCGATGACAACGGCATGTTCGTGCCCGTGCGGGTGACCGGGCAGGTCACCGGTGTCGACATGTCCGGCGAACAGGTGGTCGTGGAGATGGGCGGCTTGCGCGTGCCGGCCGACCGCGTGATCGCGCTGCGTAACGCGGCCGCCGCCGCCGCCTAG
- a CDS encoding flagellar hook-length control protein FliK: MAASRQPVSEASPGERVRARIEAVREAKQGEGAEAARPLPDAAPKAAAAAAPRAATPSAPLQGPALQPGEPAPLLPEGMAETSNETADGALEGLRIERAERGAEMARQAQGQAAQPRMLPAQVQTLAARIAQRFSEGGRVFDIRIDPPELGRVEVRLEMGRDNRVNAVLMAEKPEALAELQRSARDLEKSLAEAGLDLGESGLSFELADQGQSHDGAGGEPAYARAFELKLDGAQQDLAASARLVPHEIYGFAIGARGRLDVSV; this comes from the coding sequence ATGGCCGCGTCGCGGCAGCCCGTCTCCGAGGCATCTCCGGGCGAGCGCGTCCGCGCGCGCATCGAAGCCGTGCGCGAGGCGAAGCAGGGTGAGGGCGCTGAAGCGGCCCGCCCCCTTCCGGACGCGGCGCCGAAGGCGGCTGCCGCCGCCGCGCCACGCGCCGCGACCCCGTCTGCGCCGCTGCAGGGGCCTGCCCTCCAGCCCGGCGAGCCCGCCCCCCTCCTGCCGGAGGGCATGGCGGAGACCTCCAACGAGACCGCGGATGGCGCACTGGAGGGTCTGCGTATCGAGCGGGCCGAGCGCGGTGCGGAGATGGCCCGTCAGGCCCAGGGCCAGGCCGCCCAGCCGCGCATGCTGCCGGCCCAGGTCCAGACGCTCGCCGCGCGCATCGCGCAGCGCTTTTCCGAGGGCGGGCGGGTGTTCGACATCCGCATCGATCCGCCCGAGCTCGGCCGCGTCGAGGTGCGCCTCGAGATGGGCCGTGACAACCGGGTCAATGCGGTCCTGATGGCCGAGAAGCCCGAGGCGCTTGCCGAGCTGCAGCGCAGCGCGCGCGACCTGGAGAAGAGCCTTGCCGAGGCCGGGCTCGATCTCGGCGAGTCGGGGCTGAGCTTCGAACTCGCCGATCAGGGCCAGTCGCATGACGGCGCAGGCGGTGAACCGGCCTATGCCCGCGCCTTCGAACTGAAGCTGGACGGTGCCCAGCAGGACCTCGCCGCCTCTGCGCGCCTGGTCCCGCACGAGATTTACGGATTCGCCATCGGCGCGCGCGGGCGCCTCGATGTCAGCGTCTAG